A genomic region of Chelmon rostratus isolate fCheRos1 chromosome 8, fCheRos1.pri, whole genome shotgun sequence contains the following coding sequences:
- the LOC121610789 gene encoding transmembrane protein 158 has translation MLNDSPSLLLALTAVAGLLQRCQGWSDEDLLLPPINSSNRFMANLEVDVRFSKRSVEENEASPDASSLQTLSQCNVSVQRLLPTSLVARWDSSFGFQCDVLIYTTNNHGRAFFSASFNRAISPVVIEHLGVTGGQQELRLCVGCGMSRYRRFGQGRSRGQQTGDQVTFCCVDFSLDELKGDKSWRLNRKPIESTLVACFMTLVIIVWSVAALIWPVPIIAGFLPNGMEQRRPR, from the coding sequence ATGCTGAACGACTCTCCGAGCCTCCTGCTGGCTCTGACAGCGGTGGCCGGACTTCTCCAGCGATGCCAAGGCTGGAGCGACGAAGACCTCCTCCTGCCGCCCATCAACTCCTCCAACAGGTTCATGGCCAACCTCGAGGTGGATGTGCGCTTCTCCAAGAGGTCCGTGGAGGAGAACGAAGCCTCGCCCGACGCCTCCTCGCTGCAGACTCTGTCCCAGTGCAACGTGAGCGTCCAGAGACTGCTGCCCACCTCGCTGGTGGCCCGCTGGGACAGCAGCTTCGGCTTCCAGTGTGACGTGCTCATCTACACCACCAACAACCACGGAAGGGCTTTTTTCTCCGCGTCTTTCAACCGGGCCATCTCGCCCGTGGTGATCGAGCACCTGGGGGTCACCGGGGGTCAGCAGGAGCTGCGGCTGTGCGTGGGCTGCGGGATGTCCCGGTACCGCAGGTTTGGTCAGGGCAGGTCGAGGGGCCAGCAGACCGGGGACCAGGTCACTTTCTGCTGCGTGGATTTCAGCCTCGACGAGCTGAAGGGGGACAAAAGTTGGAGGCTGAACAGAAAGCCCATCGAGTCGACACTTGTGGCTTGTTTCATGACTTTGGTCATCATTGTGTGGAGTGTTGCTGCTCTCATATGGCCGGTCCCGATCATTGCAGGATTTCTGCCTAATGGGATGGAGCAGAGGAGACCGAGATAA